The following are encoded together in the Echinicola jeungdonensis genome:
- a CDS encoding DUF5995 family protein, which produces MKSIDQVISRMDEIVEECKSKKSRIGYFAVLYRRVTIRIREGIENGEFEDNPRMEKLDILFAQRFFDAYDNYINEDSTTESWLHAFDTSKSSGYLVLQHLLLGVNAHINLDLGIATVETMEGKNLIEIINDFDKINLILAELVDGVKANISKVSPVFGFLIQFANGKDEMLMEFSIRLARDGAWKFANLYFIAEDRALCLNERDERIANLASKIANPGTRLKWMVKLISWTEWKSIPKVMDQLEVIAQECAPNQL; this is translated from the coding sequence ATGAAAAGCATTGATCAGGTCATCTCCCGAATGGATGAAATTGTAGAGGAATGTAAATCCAAAAAAAGCAGGATAGGGTATTTTGCCGTCCTTTATAGGAGAGTGACGATTCGGATTAGGGAAGGAATAGAAAATGGGGAGTTTGAGGATAATCCAAGAATGGAAAAACTGGATATCCTCTTTGCCCAAAGATTTTTTGATGCTTATGATAACTATATCAATGAGGATTCCACAACCGAAAGTTGGCTTCATGCTTTTGACACTTCCAAATCCTCTGGATACCTGGTTTTGCAGCATCTATTGCTAGGAGTAAATGCCCATATCAACCTTGATTTGGGTATTGCTACAGTAGAAACCATGGAAGGCAAAAATCTAATCGAAATCATCAACGATTTTGATAAAATCAATTTAATCCTTGCTGAGCTTGTGGATGGGGTGAAAGCCAATATATCCAAGGTTTCCCCGGTTTTTGGCTTTTTAATTCAGTTTGCCAATGGCAAAGATGAAATGCTGATGGAATTTAGCATTCGGTTGGCCAGGGATGGCGCATGGAAATTTGCCAATTTATATTTCATTGCCGAGGATAGGGCCCTTTGCCTTAATGAAAGGGATGAAAGAATTGCCAATTTGGCTTCGAAAATTGCGAATCCCGGGACCAGGCTTAAATGGATGGTCAAATTGATCAGCTGGACCGAGTGGAAATCCATACCAAAGGTAATGGATCAGCTGGAAGTAATAGCCCAGGAATGTGCCCCTAATCAGCTATAA
- the alr gene encoding alanine racemase yields MVKHSSRIELRKSAYKSNINFIKKKIGKNVIFSSVIKANAYGHGIDVFVPMAESCGVDHFSVASAYEAWEVLQVCNPDSHIMIMGILYEDDIPWAIENNIEFYVYNYDRLSVTLAAAKKVGKPAKIHIEVETGANRTGMPKEEFSKSLTFLKNNADFLVFEGLCTHLGGAESFANNFKIEKQLKNFKTFLTKCKQKKVMPHLRHVASSAAALSIKESLYDMVRVGVAQYGFWPSPDIYYTHINQVGKNKDGALKRIITWKTDIMDTRKVNEGEFIGYGTAFQAVRKMNIAVIPLGYCNGYPRGLSNRGYVLIQGKKAPIVGLINMNLFMVDITHIPKAKVGDEVVLIGRQNNNVIHISSFTNFTNLLNNEMLSRLPASIPRKVVR; encoded by the coding sequence ATGGTAAAACACTCATCAAGAATAGAACTAAGGAAATCTGCTTACAAAAGCAATATCAATTTTATTAAGAAAAAGATCGGAAAAAATGTGATTTTTTCCTCTGTGATCAAGGCCAATGCCTATGGTCATGGTATAGACGTTTTTGTACCCATGGCTGAAAGTTGCGGGGTGGACCACTTTTCAGTGGCTTCTGCCTATGAAGCTTGGGAGGTATTGCAAGTATGTAATCCCGATAGTCATATTATGATTATGGGAATTCTATATGAAGATGATATTCCTTGGGCCATTGAAAATAATATTGAATTTTATGTCTATAATTATGACCGTTTGTCGGTAACCTTAGCCGCTGCAAAGAAAGTGGGAAAGCCAGCAAAAATTCATATTGAGGTGGAAACTGGTGCAAACCGTACCGGCATGCCCAAAGAAGAGTTTTCCAAGTCTCTAACTTTTTTGAAAAACAATGCTGATTTTTTGGTGTTTGAAGGGCTATGTACCCATTTGGGCGGTGCAGAAAGCTTTGCCAATAATTTTAAAATTGAAAAACAACTAAAAAATTTTAAGACCTTTTTGACCAAATGCAAACAAAAGAAAGTAATGCCCCATTTAAGGCATGTGGCATCCTCTGCAGCTGCATTGTCCATCAAAGAGTCGCTTTATGATATGGTCAGAGTAGGGGTGGCCCAATATGGTTTTTGGCCTAGTCCGGATATATATTATACCCATATAAATCAAGTTGGGAAAAATAAGGATGGCGCACTAAAAAGGATTATTACCTGGAAAACAGATATCATGGACACCCGAAAAGTCAATGAAGGTGAGTTTATTGGCTATGGAACAGCATTTCAGGCAGTACGTAAAATGAATATTGCAGTTATCCCGTTGGGATATTGTAATGGATATCCCAGAGGCCTTTCCAACCGGGGCTATGTATTGATCCAGGGAAAAAAAGCGCCCATCGTAGGTTTGATCAATATGAACCTTTTTATGGTTGACATCACTCATATTCCTAAAGCCAAAGTTGGAGATGAGGTGGTACTGATCGGGAGGCAGAATAATAATGTAATCCACATAAGCAGCTTTACCAATTTTACCAATCTGCTCAATAATGAAATGCTAAGTAGGTTGCCCGCGTCAATCCCAAGGAAAGTGGTGAGGTAG